DNA from candidate division WOR-3 bacterium:
AAACCCGGTGCCAATGATATCTGCCGAGTGAAGGCGGGTGTTTATTTTGTCCAGGAGGTTGCGGAAATTGGTGATAAATCAAACGGATTTGTCAAGATTATCATAACAAGATAGGAGGTATGAATGAAGTGTGGTATTTTCGTAATACCAATTTGTGTGCTGGCTTCTTTGGTTGCGGGGATGCAACCTGATTTTGACCATAGGAATAGGGTTCAGAAGGTTGACATTGACCAGGATGAGTTTTTGCTCGACACTACCATAGGATGTGTTTTTGCGCCGAATAAACAGGAGGACCCTGCAGTTGCCTTTGATGGGACAAACTATCTGGTTGTCTGGACCGACTGGCGGAGTGGCTCTTCAGCGGATATATTCGCAACCCGCGTAACCCAGACAGGGGTTGTCCTTGACATTGTTGGAATCACCGTTGCTGCTGCTGCCAGGAGCCAGACCCAACCTGCGGTTGCCTTTGACGGGACAAATTATCTGGTTGTGTGGAGTGATGGCAGAAGCGGCAATAGTGATATCTATGGGGCGCGGGTGACACCGGCAGGGGTTGTCCTTGACTCTGCGGGTATCCCCATTTCCACCGCAGAAAACAACCAGACCGACCCTGCGGTTGCCTTTGACGGGACAAATTATCTGGTTGTCTGGAGTGATAGCAGAAGCGGCAATAGTGATATCTATGGGGCGCGGGTGACACCGGCAGGGGTTGTCCTTGACTCTGCGGGTATCCCCATTTCCACTGCGGCAAATTTCCAGGGCTACCCAGCGGTTGCCTTTAGCGGCACAAACTATTTTGTTGCGTGGCATGACAACCGGCGCGGCACCTGGTCTGATGTTTATGGTGCAAGAGTGGCGCCAGATGGTACTGTCCTTGACCCATCAGGCATCTCTATTTCTGCTGCTGCCAACACCCAGGCACATCCCGCAGTCGCCTTTGATGGCACGAATTTTATGGTGGTGTGGCATGATGACCGCCGTGGTTATTTGGACATCTACGGTGCCCGGGTGAGTCAGAGTGGAACAGTACTGGATGGTAATGGGCTGCAGATTTGCACCGCCACTCGGCCCCAGTCTTTTCCGGCTCTTGCCTTTGACAGCACGAACTATCTGGTGGTGTGGGCTGATGAGCGCAATGGCAATTATGACATCTACGCCACCAGGGTGACACCAGGGGGAACGGTGATTGACACCGGTGGGATTCCGATTTCAACTGTTGTAAATAACCAGCGACTGCCCGCGGTTGGATTTGATGGCAGCAATTATCTTGTCGTCTGGACTGACGGTCGGAGCGGAGTTGATGACATATTTGGGACAAGAGTGGGGACAGCAGGAACGGTTATTGACTCTGCTGGTTTCTGTGTCTCCACCGCCGCCAACACCCAGGGTGAGCCTGCCAGTGCCTTTGATGGTAGCAATTATCTGGTTGTCTGGACTGATGACCGTAATGGGAGTTACGACATCTTCGGGATTCGGGTTACACCAGCAGGAACAGTGATTGACTCGGCTACCATCCCCATTTCTACAGCTGAAAACAACCAGAACAACCCTGCGGTTGCCTTTGACGGTACAAACTATCTGGTTGTCTGGAGTGATAGACGGAACGGCAATGCTGACATCTACGGGACACGGGTAACACCAGAGGGCGTGGTTGTTGATACCGCTGGAATGCCAATTTCCGAAGCGCTCAATAATCAGGTGTACCCTGCGGTTGCCTTTGATGGGACAAATTATCTGGTTGTCTGGGCTGATGACCGCAATGGTGATTATGACATCTATGGGGCACGGGTGAGCCCTCAAGGAACAGTCCTTGATACTGACGGCATCGCCATCTCAACAATAGTACGTGAGCAGTCTTATCCGGCAATTACCTTTGACGGCACAAACTATCTGGTGGTATGGGCTGATAAACGGGGTGTGAGCGGTTACGCTGACATCTACGGTGCCAGGGTTCATCCTACTGGAACCGTACTTGATCCTGTCGGAATCCCGATTTCTACCGCTCCTTATGAGCAGTCTTATCCCGCAGTTGCCTTTGATGGAGCAAACTTTTTCGTGGTGTGGCAAGACCAGCGCGTTGGTGCGGGGTATTTCCCTGACATTTACGGTGCGCGGGTTAGCCAGATTGGTTCGGTGATTGATACCGCCGGAATCCCGATTGCAACCGATGGCAACTATCAGGGTTCACCGGTGGTGGCTTTTGACGGAGTGAACAGTTTGGTGCTCTGGGAGGACAGGCGCAGCGGTTATGACATCTATGGTGCCTGGGTAGCACCTGATGGCATGGTGTTTGACTCTGGACCGATTGTTTTCCAGGAGGGGGGACAGTTTTCCCCGGCAATAGGAAAGGGGTCAGGAAGGGAGATGCTCTTGGTGTATCAGGGCTGGACCGGAATGGTTGACAGCGTTGTCTATAATACCCAGCGCATCTGGGGCAAAATCAACCCGTTTCTTGGAAGCGGGGAATATTCTCAGCACTTTACTGATAGTCCATCTCGGTCTGCATCAATTGTCCGCCGGACGTTAGAATGCCAAGTTGCTGATGCTAAAGTGAAGATGGTATTGCTGGATGCAAGCGGCAGAAGGGTTCTTGACCTTAAACCTGGTCCTAATGATGTCAGCCAGTTGGCTGGAGGTGTATACTTTGTGCGGTTTTTATCAGGTGCGGAACCGAAAACAAGCAGTATGAGTAAGGTGGTGATTCAGCGCTGAAGATGTATTGCCGGCGCGGACAAAAGTTTTGCCTAAGAAAGCAAAATGAGGGTTAGTAAAAAGGAGGTCAGATGAAACATCTGAGAGTGGTGTCAGTGGCAGTATTGATGCTAATCATGGGTAGTGCGTTACAGGCGCTGATGATTGAGATTCCGCCAAGAGACCTTGCCGATGGTTCAGACCTTATTGTTTCTGGAATAGTTACAGATGTAACCAGTTACTGGAATTCAGACCAAACCGCAATCTATTCCGATGTTACCCTGGCGATAAATCAAGTTGAGAAGGGTGCGGATGTGCAACAGGTGGTTGTGAGAATTCCTGGGGGCGAGGTTGGCGATGTGGGAATGGCGGTGGAGGACATCCCGTTCTTTGAGATTGGTGACCAGGTGCGACTGCATCTGGTTAAGACCCCTGAGCCGGGAGTGTATGAAATTTTTGGCGCCCTTCAGGGGGTCTCTAATGAAATGGATGCACCACCCCTAAAATACTACTCTTACAGTGGGTATCACCGCGACCCGGCAACCTGCAACTATTATATAAATTCTCTCGTTCCTGAAGAGTGGATATCGGCGATTCAGGCGGGTGATTTGGCCTGGGATGAAGCGGGTTCAAGGTTCAGGTTCAACTACATTGGCACGACAACCAGGACCGGTCCAACCTATGACGGCTATAATGTGGTTTTTCTCTCAAACCTTGGAGGCAACGGTGTGCTTGCGCGCAATACCTTCTGGTATAACCGCAAGACTAAGATTGTCTATGAGAACGACATTGAGTTTAATACCTACTATCCCTGGTCAACCGAAGGCGATGCTAATTCCTACGATGTCCAGAATATCGCCACTCATGAACTCGGACACTGTTTGGTGTTGAATGACCTTTATAAGGACTATCAGAGCGAGATGACGATGTATGGCTACGCCGCTATTGGTGAGACCAAGAAAAGGAGCCTTGAGTTTGGTGATAAGGATGGCATCATTTACATCTATAAAGCGGGTTTTGACAAGGAGGATATGCCTTGGTTGTCTGGTGCGGCAGGAAAGGGTTATCAGATGGAAAAGGGTTCAGCGGGCGTCCAGGTGTTTGATATTACCGGCAGGACAGTTGTAAGTGAATTGCTCAGCAGAAATGGCGCGGTTCAAGGGTTGTCCAATCTCCAGCCCGGTGTCTATATTATGCGGGTAAAGACCGAAGCCGGGACAATAAACCGAAAGGTGGTTCACTGCCATTAGTTAGATAAAAGGAATTCAGCAACAGCCTTTGCGCCGGTGAGGGGATATTTACCCCAGCCGGCGCAAGCCATTTGTATCAGTTTGCCGGTCTTGCGTAATTCGTCAATAGTAGAACCGAACCTTTCCGGGTTGGTCAGGGGCAGGCAGACACCCTGTTCATAGGCAAACTGAAAGTTTTCCTTGGCAAAGGGTCCGATATGGGGCAGGAGGGCAAAAAGTGGCAAGCCCAGACCTATTGCCCAGTTTGTCCGTTCGTGCGCAGCGGCAACAATGAGATCAATCTCGGAAAGGAGTTCGGCGGTGTTTTGGTTTTCCTCCTTCCGAGAGTTGAAGAAAAGGGCTGATGGCAAAGGTTTTGCCTTGTTTTTATCGGTGCCGGCAAAGATGACAGTTTTGTGCCCGGCTTTGATTGCTGAACGGGCAGCGGTGATGATTGCGCGGCAATGGGGTTTAGGATAGGCGCCAGAGGTGAAAAAGGCAACTGTCAGAGGCTCTCTTGATGCGTATCTTTGCAGGCGCATCTGAAATGAAACTTCGGCAACAGGGAGGAGTTCAGGCTCAATTACAAGACCGGTGACAGAGAGCGCTTCCGGATTTACACCTAATTGCTGCAGTTTGCGCGCAGTGAACTCAAGCGGGACAAAGATGCGCCAGGCTTCTGGTACAGCACAAATTGGTGGTGCGGCGATTTCTCCGTGAAGATAGGCAACCTTAGAAAACGGTGATAAGAGATGGGCAAGGAGCGGATGGTCAACAAGGATGATGCCCTGATATGATTGGAAACGGGCGCGTAGACCCGAGTCAAGGAGAAAAAGTTCAATCCGAGATGGTTTTGAGCCTTGGCGAGAGCGGTTGTAAATGGTGGTGAAGAGACCGCCTCGGGCACCAAGATAATATGCCTTGCGCGCCAGAGTCCAGCCAAAGCCTGAAGGGACAATTTTTTCTACAGCGGGCATAAAGAAAAGAACCGAATCAAGGTAATTGGGATGCCCCCTGCCAATTTCTGAGGAGATGGCAACTAAAGGGGCAATTTTTGTGGACAACAGAGAATGTTAGTTAAAACAACATTCCGGTCAATTGCAGCGTCGGTTTGGCAGGCTTCTAAAAATAAAAAGGTGGTCTTGGGCAGGGAGGTGTTTGTATACCTATAAGTATACAAAAATATTTTTGGTAAATTTTGGTAAGAGCTAATAATTAAATAACTTAGCGGAATTTTTCAGTTTTTCAGACCCCTTCCCGGGGATTACCCCCTTCGGAGTTTTTCAGTTTGGCGGAATAGAAAGGGCTGGTGTGAACTTTAAGGGGATTTTTCAGTTTGATTTTTAAGCAACAGCAAGGGGATTTGCGGATTTCGGATTAAAGGCAGAATGTTCTTTTCTTTACATCAGGACAGGTTTTGCTGATAATTGACTCCTATGTGGTTTAATGATTTTATTCCACCGGAAGAGGAGACAAAACCGCAGGGTAAGGCTTGGGAATATCTTCGCCGGCTCTGGCCCTTCTTTTCCCCTTATCTGGGCAGGATAATTGCGGCAGGCATCCTGGTGTTTTTGTTCAGCGGGCTTTCGGTTCTTGGTCCGGTGCTTTTGAAGCGGGCGATTGATGTGAATATTGCCCAGGGTGATATGCGCGGTCTTGCCATCACTTCACTTATCTATCTTTTTGTGCTGGTGGGGATGCTTTTCTCCCTTTATTTCCAGATGGTCTGGCTGGCACAGGTTGGTGAAAAGGGGGCAGCAGACTTAAAAGAGGCGCTTTTTGAGCACATTTTGAGGTTGCCGATGCCATTTTTTGACCGGCATCCAAGCGGGAAGTTGATTTCAAGGGTTGAGAGCGATACCGAGGCTTTGAAGATGCTTTTTACCAGGACAGCGGTGGTTTTGGTGCAGAGCGGGCTGATGCTTTTGGGAATGAGCGTGATAATGGTTTTTACCTCCTGGCGGCTATTTCTTTTAGTGGCGGTTCTTTTGCCGCCATTTGTTGTGGCTTTCTATTTTTTCCAGAAAAAGGTGAGACCGGTTTATCTCGGGGTGAGAAGGGTTGTTGCGGATATCAATAATCTGGTGGTGGAGGCGCTGAAGGGGCTACCGGTGATTCAGGTTTTCTGTCAGGAAAGGACATTTGTCAAAAGGATGGATGATTTCAACCGTAAAAAGTTCCAGGGTGAGGTGAGGGCTTCTATTCTCTGGTATACGGTCTGGTTTCTGGTTGACTTTGGCGAGGTGATTGCGATTGGCTTGATTTTGGGTGTGGGCGGTGTCTGGGTTTTGAAAGGGCTGTTGACGGTTGGCGGACTGGTGCTTTTCATCTCCTATATCAGTCAGCTCTTTTCACCCTTAAGGACAATCTCAGACCAGATTAATGTGATTCAGCGGGCTTTTGCCTCAGCAGAGAGGACATTGCAGATTCTCAATGAGCAGCCTGAGCCGGAAGGGAAAATCAAGGGTGATATTGCCCTGAGGGAAAGGATTGCCCTTCAAGGGGTTGACTTTTCCTATGACGGGGAGGAATTGGTATTAAAGGATATCAATCTGGAGATTAAGAAGGGGGAGAAGGTGGCTTTGGTTGGTGAGACCGGGGGCGGCAAGACATCAATTGTCAGTTTGTTACTTAAGTTTTACCTGCCGCAGAAGGGCAAAATCACATTTGACGATAATGAACTTGTTGAGATTGACCCAAAGAGTTTGAGAAGGGTAATCGGGTTTGTGCCTCAGGAGGTTGTTGTTTTTCCCGGCACGGTTTTGGACAATCTGCGGATGTTTGATGAGAAAATCTCACTTGGAGAGGTGAGTTTAGCGGCAAGGCGGGTGCGGATTGATGAGGCAATAAGGCGCTTTGAAAAGGGTTATGAGACGGTGGTTGCTGAAGGGGGAGCGAACTTTTCTTTGGGTGAGCGCCAGCTTCTGGCATTTGCGCGGGCACTGGTGCGAGACCCGCAGATTTTAATCCTTGATGAGGCGACATCAGCGGTTGACCCGCAAACCGAAGGTTTGATTCAGGAGGGTCTGCAGGAGCTTTTAAAGGGGAGAACCGCAATCATCATTGCCCATCGTTTGTCAACGGTGCAGATGGCAGACCGGGTGGTGGTTGTTCACAAGGGCAGGATTGCCGAACAGGGGAGCCATCAGGAGTTACTGGCAAAGGGTGGAATCTATTCAAGGCTTTACCGGTTGCAGTTTGTGAGCGAGGGAGGGTGAGGATGGCAAGGGCAAAAGGGAAAAACGGGCTTGGTGTTGTCTTTGAGTTCTGGCAAAGGCATAAACTTCTGGCTTTGGGTCTATTTTTCTTCACCGCTTTAGGTGGTGCGGTAGCGGTTGCCTTTCCCTATGTCCTGCGGCTGATTGTTGATGGCATCAAGGCGGAAATTACCCAGCAAAAACTGATTGGCTATGTTTTGCTCTTGACCGGTTTTGGAGTGGTGCGGGCGCTTTTTGATGTGATTCTGCCGTTCTTCCGTGGCAGGACCAATGAGCGGTTTCAGTGGGAGGTGCGGACAGATGTTTTTGAGAAGATTTTGGGCAAGGGCTACAGTTTTCTCAACAGGTTTCCCAGCGGTGATGTGATGGAGCGGCTTGACCATGACCTGCAGGAACTTTCCTGGTTTGCCTGTTCAGGGGTTTTCCGGTTTGTCGCTGCCTTTCTTCTGGTCATCTTTACATTGATAATGCTTTTGAGGATGAACATCGTGCTGACATTGGTGACGGTTTTGCCGGCGAGTTTGGGTGTTTTTGGCTGGATGAGGATGGGTCCAAGGATATACTCCTGGTTTATGAAATGGCGAGAGAAGATTGCCGAGATAAACAACCAGTTGCAAACGGCATTTGCCGGTATCAGGCTTGTGAAGGCTTATGTTACCGAAGACCGGCTTGCCCGCGAGTTCCGGAAAACATTGGATGGGCGGGTTGAGGTGGCGGTCCAGGAGGCAAGGCAGGAGTCAAGGATTCAGGTCTTTTATATGGCGATTGGTCAGATGGCGATGCTTGCGGTTTTATGGGTGGGTGGAATTTTTGTGATTGGGAAAAGTCTGACCCTTGGTGAGTTTGTGGCCTTTAACGCCTATCTTTTAATGCTTTTCCCGCCGATGTTTGATATTGGCAACCTTTTTGTTTCTGGGAAAAGGGCAACCGGTGCGGGCGAGCGGGTTTTAGAGATGCTCGAGCATCGGGAACGGGTGGTTGTTGCACCTGGGGCAAAAAAGCCGGAATATGGTGAGTTAAGACTTGAGCGGGTGAGTTGCAGTTATAATTCGCACCCGGTTCTGAAGGATGTGACGATGGTATTTCCTAAAGGGAGCCGGGTTGGCATTGCGGGTCCTGTTGGTTCGGGTAAGAGCACAATCCTGCGGCTCATCTTGCGACTGATTGAACCGGATTCAGGGAGGGTGGTTTTGAACCGAACCGACATCAGGGATTTTGACATCGGCGCCTATCGCCGTCTTTTCGGCTATGCGCCGCAGGAGCCAACGCTTTTTTCAGACACATTGAAAAACAATATCCTCTTTGGCAGGGAGAAAGATGAGGAAGGGTTGCAACGGGCTGTGGAGCTGGCACAACTGAAAAATGATGTGGCAGATTTTGCTCAAGGTTTTAATGAGATGCTTGGCGAAAGGGGAACCGGTCTTTCTGGCGGTCAGAAGGCAAGGGTGGCGCTTGCCCGGGCGCTTTTGGAGATGCCGCCATTCATTTTGCTTGATGATGCCACTTCTGGTCTGGATGCGGATACTGAGCAGATGTTCTTTGAGCGGCTATTTAACGAACTTCAAGACAGGACGATTATCATTGTTTCGCACCGGCTCAAGGTGCTTTCACTCTGCGACCTAATCTACTGCCTTGACCAAGGTGAAGTTAAGGAACAGGGAACGCACGAGGGGCTTTTAGAGAAAGAAGGTCTTTATTTCCGGCTTTATCAGCGCCAGATGCTCAAAGAGGAGCTGCAGCGGCTATAAAATTATATCCGGGTATGGGCGAAGAACTCCTTTTTCAGCCGTTCCATCAGTTCAGTTCGGCGGTCGTAAAGCCGGTGGGGTTTGCGCGGTTTGTGCTTGGCAAGGGCGTAATGGGTAAATAAGGGGAGTGCCACCGTGACATCAAGATAGCAGACAATCGCATCGGGCAGCCGGTTTGGGTCAACCTTTCCCCAGGATACCGCCTCATGCGGGGTGGCGCCGGAAAGTCCGCCAGTATCAGGCCGGGCATCAGTGAACTGGATAAAGTAGTCCTGCCCCACATCCCTTAGCATCAGAATCTCCTGAATCTGGGGTTCGGTCTGGAGCATGAAATTCTTGGGCGAGCCGCCGCCAACAAGGACAACACCAGATTCGCCACCAGAGCGTTTGGCATAAAGGACATAGGATGTGGTTTCGTTGACATCGATTGAGGGGTTGATGCGCAGTTTCAACCCCTTGAGCTCAAGACCGGCGATGTTCATGCCGATGGTTGAGTCCCCAGGGGAACTGGTGTGAATCGGAACACCATACCGGTAGGCAGCGGCAAGGACGGAAACATCCTTGAGCCCGTTTTTCTCTTCCCATTCCGCAGCATATCTTCCAAGATAATGATAGAATTCGGCTGTGCCCATCTCCTTTTGGAATTCGGGCTGGATAAGGATTTCGCGGAGGATGTCGTCGGTGGCGCAGAGACAGTCGGTATAACCAAGGAAGATGTCGTAAATCCTAACGATGTCGTTTTTGCGCAGGTCAGCATCGTCTACCATTGGTGAACCGACATAAAGGGGAAAGTTGAAGGCAAAGTGCAAATCGTGATACATATTCGCACCGGTGGCAACAATCCAGTCAACAAAACCGGCTTTGATTAATGGAATAATGCAGGAGCAGCCCAGACCAGCAGGTGTCAGGGCACCGGCTAAAGACATACCGATGATTGTTTTTGGCTTAAGCATCTTCTGGACAAAGAGCTGGGCTGCCTGACGCAGCCGC
Protein-coding regions in this window:
- a CDS encoding zinc-dependent metalloprotease — encoded protein: MKHLRVVSVAVLMLIMGSALQALMIEIPPRDLADGSDLIVSGIVTDVTSYWNSDQTAIYSDVTLAINQVEKGADVQQVVVRIPGGEVGDVGMAVEDIPFFEIGDQVRLHLVKTPEPGVYEIFGALQGVSNEMDAPPLKYYSYSGYHRDPATCNYYINSLVPEEWISAIQAGDLAWDEAGSRFRFNYIGTTTRTGPTYDGYNVVFLSNLGGNGVLARNTFWYNRKTKIVYENDIEFNTYYPWSTEGDANSYDVQNIATHELGHCLVLNDLYKDYQSEMTMYGYAAIGETKKRSLEFGDKDGIIYIYKAGFDKEDMPWLSGAAGKGYQMEKGSAGVQVFDITGRTVVSELLSRNGAVQGLSNLQPGVYIMRVKTEAGTINRKVVHCH
- a CDS encoding ABC transporter ATP-binding protein, giving the protein MWFNDFIPPEEETKPQGKAWEYLRRLWPFFSPYLGRIIAAGILVFLFSGLSVLGPVLLKRAIDVNIAQGDMRGLAITSLIYLFVLVGMLFSLYFQMVWLAQVGEKGAADLKEALFEHILRLPMPFFDRHPSGKLISRVESDTEALKMLFTRTAVVLVQSGLMLLGMSVIMVFTSWRLFLLVAVLLPPFVVAFYFFQKKVRPVYLGVRRVVADINNLVVEALKGLPVIQVFCQERTFVKRMDDFNRKKFQGEVRASILWYTVWFLVDFGEVIAIGLILGVGGVWVLKGLLTVGGLVLFISYISQLFSPLRTISDQINVIQRAFASAERTLQILNEQPEPEGKIKGDIALRERIALQGVDFSYDGEELVLKDINLEIKKGEKVALVGETGGGKTSIVSLLLKFYLPQKGKITFDDNELVEIDPKSLRRVIGFVPQEVVVFPGTVLDNLRMFDEKISLGEVSLAARRVRIDEAIRRFEKGYETVVAEGGANFSLGERQLLAFARALVRDPQILILDEATSAVDPQTEGLIQEGLQELLKGRTAIIIAHRLSTVQMADRVVVVHKGRIAEQGSHQELLAKGGIYSRLYRLQFVSEGG
- a CDS encoding ABC transporter ATP-binding protein — encoded protein: MARAKGKNGLGVVFEFWQRHKLLALGLFFFTALGGAVAVAFPYVLRLIVDGIKAEITQQKLIGYVLLLTGFGVVRALFDVILPFFRGRTNERFQWEVRTDVFEKILGKGYSFLNRFPSGDVMERLDHDLQELSWFACSGVFRFVAAFLLVIFTLIMLLRMNIVLTLVTVLPASLGVFGWMRMGPRIYSWFMKWREKIAEINNQLQTAFAGIRLVKAYVTEDRLAREFRKTLDGRVEVAVQEARQESRIQVFYMAIGQMAMLAVLWVGGIFVIGKSLTLGEFVAFNAYLLMLFPPMFDIGNLFVSGKRATGAGERVLEMLEHRERVVVAPGAKKPEYGELRLERVSCSYNSHPVLKDVTMVFPKGSRVGIAGPVGSGKSTILRLILRLIEPDSGRVVLNRTDIRDFDIGAYRRLFGYAPQEPTLFSDTLKNNILFGREKDEEGLQRAVELAQLKNDVADFAQGFNEMLGERGTGLSGGQKARVALARALLEMPPFILLDDATSGLDADTEQMFFERLFNELQDRTIIIVSHRLKVLSLCDLIYCLDQGEVKEQGTHEGLLEKEGLYFRLYQRQMLKEELQRL
- the speY gene encoding deoxyhypusine synthase, which codes for MKKDYRSREDLSELPDWLRKRRTPRKKLYLSGKRILPKGITGKENLSYIIEETFLAYNSARLRQAAQLFVQKMLKPKTIIGMSLAGALTPAGLGCSCIIPLIKAGFVDWIVATGANMYHDLHFAFNFPLYVGSPMVDDADLRKNDIVRIYDIFLGYTDCLCATDDILREILIQPEFQKEMGTAEFYHYLGRYAAEWEEKNGLKDVSVLAAAYRYGVPIHTSSPGDSTIGMNIAGLELKGLKLRINPSIDVNETTSYVLYAKRSGGESGVVLVGGGSPKNFMLQTEPQIQEILMLRDVGQDYFIQFTDARPDTGGLSGATPHEAVSWGKVDPNRLPDAIVCYLDVTVALPLFTHYALAKHKPRKPHRLYDRRTELMERLKKEFFAHTRI